The Synergistaceae bacterium genome includes a region encoding these proteins:
- a CDS encoding transketolase family protein, with product MKNIATRQAYGEALREFGADPKIIVLDADLSKSTKTDLFHKAYPDRFFGCGIAEANMVGVAAGLASCGKTVFVSSFAMFAACRPFEQIRNSVCYPRLNVKIGATHAGISVGQDGATHQSLEDIAVMRTLPEMTVINPTDAVETRWAVKAAIDHDGPVYLRLGRDAVPVINDAEDYVFQLGKGVELAPGNDITIIGTGGMLFRALEARSILERENIYCRVVNIHTIKPIDEDMIFRAARETRGIVTAEEHTVIGGLGSAVSEVVAKSCPVPMEFIGMPDCFGVSGKSEELFTHFGMTARDIADAARRLVKRG from the coding sequence ATGAAAAATATAGCGACGAGGCAGGCATACGGCGAAGCGCTCCGCGAGTTCGGAGCGGATCCGAAAATTATCGTGCTTGACGCGGATCTTTCAAAATCCACCAAAACAGACCTGTTCCATAAGGCATACCCCGATCGTTTTTTCGGCTGTGGAATTGCAGAAGCCAACATGGTGGGAGTGGCGGCTGGCCTGGCCTCCTGCGGTAAAACGGTTTTTGTCAGCTCCTTCGCTATGTTCGCCGCGTGCAGGCCCTTTGAGCAGATACGCAACTCGGTCTGTTATCCGCGCCTCAACGTCAAGATAGGCGCGACTCACGCGGGAATCTCCGTTGGGCAGGACGGCGCCACACACCAGAGCTTGGAAGACATTGCTGTCATGAGGACGCTGCCCGAAATGACGGTCATCAACCCGACGGACGCCGTGGAGACTCGTTGGGCGGTCAAAGCCGCCATCGATCATGATGGGCCGGTCTATCTCCGCCTCGGCAGAGACGCGGTTCCGGTGATCAACGACGCCGAAGACTATGTTTTTCAACTGGGCAAGGGCGTGGAGCTGGCACCGGGGAACGACATCACAATCATCGGTACAGGAGGGATGCTCTTCAGGGCACTGGAGGCACGGAGCATTCTGGAGCGCGAAAACATCTATTGCAGAGTCGTGAATATCCACACCATCAAGCCAATTGACGAGGATATGATCTTCAGAGCCGCCAGGGAAACGAGAGGCATTGTGACGGCGGAGGAACACACGGTGATAGGCGGACTAGGTAGCGCGGTGAGTGAAGTCGTCGCAAAATCCTGTCCCGTGCCGATGGAATTTATCGGGATGCCGGACTGTTTTGGGGTATCCGGAAAATCGGAGGAGCTTTTCACCCATTTCGGCATGACGGCGCGGGATATCGCAGACGCGGCACGCCGGCTCGTGAAGAGGGGATAA
- a CDS encoding transketolase, with the protein MEKSTDLVLRKTANAIRKNVLRGVFNAQSGHIGGSFSVADVLAYLYFRELRIDPQNPQDPTRDRLVLSKGHCAPALYSALALRGFFDIGEMERYRQMGSMLQGHPDKNKVPGIDMSSGSLGQGISAAVGIALNAKIDKSDYRVYAVLGDGELEEGQVWESAMFAARYKLDNLTAIIDNNGLQIDEKVEDVMSGHPIADRFKAFGWVVFETDGHDFASLEKVFEDCRKAEGIPHAVVAHTVKGRGVSFMENNLEWHGSPPNAEQYELAMRELDALQATLEANGI; encoded by the coding sequence ATGGAAAAATCTACTGATCTGGTTTTGCGGAAAACGGCAAACGCGATACGGAAAAACGTACTACGCGGGGTGTTCAACGCCCAGTCGGGGCACATAGGAGGATCTTTTTCAGTCGCCGATGTCCTGGCGTATCTTTACTTTCGCGAATTGCGCATTGATCCCCAAAACCCCCAAGATCCAACGCGGGATCGTTTAGTGCTCTCCAAAGGCCATTGCGCTCCGGCGCTTTATTCCGCTCTGGCGTTGCGCGGGTTTTTTGATATCGGAGAAATGGAGCGCTATCGCCAAATGGGCAGTATGTTGCAGGGACATCCCGACAAAAACAAGGTCCCAGGAATCGACATGTCCTCCGGTTCTCTGGGTCAGGGTATCTCCGCCGCCGTTGGGATCGCGCTCAACGCGAAAATCGACAAAAGCGACTACAGGGTCTACGCTGTACTGGGAGACGGAGAACTCGAAGAAGGCCAAGTCTGGGAAAGCGCCATGTTTGCGGCCCGCTATAAACTGGACAATCTAACCGCGATCATCGACAATAACGGGCTTCAGATCGACGAAAAGGTCGAGGACGTGATGTCCGGTCATCCCATTGCGGACAGGTTCAAGGCTTTTGGATGGGTGGTTTTCGAGACGGACGGACATGATTTTGCCAGCCTGGAGAAAGTTTTCGAGGACTGTCGAAAGGCCGAAGGCATTCCTCACGCGGTCGTCGCGCACACCGTAAAGGGTCGCGGGGTGTCGTTTATGGAGAACAATCTGGAATGGCACGGTTCTCCGCCGAACGCTGAGCAGTACGAACTCGCCATGAGAGAGCTAGACGCTCTCCAGGCTACCCTGGAGGCGAACGGAATATGA
- the xylB gene encoding xylulokinase: protein MSCLMGIDVGTQSVRAMIIAAEGKVAAIEGEPYNILIPRPGFAEQDPDVWYVKTVDVIRRALRSLGHTPEEIAAIGFSGQMHGLVCVDEKGRPLRDAILWLDQRAREAISRIYDLCGSDFVARQIQNRISAGFLIGSLYWLSLHETQLYRRIHKVMTPKDYVRYKLTGRVATDYSDAAGTAAFDNLKLKWAKPLIEKLDLNFDLFPECLPSSQIVGRVTHEAALQTGLSEKILVVCGGADQCMQSIGNGIVEEGIFACNIGTAGQVSTCSGKPVYDRELRTNTFSHVLPGRWNVMGACLASGVSLKWFVKSILGAESFSASDDEVQRIRPGSDGLIFLPYLAGERTPHLDAAARGMFCGLTLGHGKYHMTRAVMEGVCYSLKDCMGLLTGMGMRCQRVIASGGGANSALWLQMQADILEQAIYKSNVSEQACLGAAITAGVGGGVYADFHEACERLVSFDDKVYYPIPENIKIYNEYYRIFRDLYARNKESFHELSRL from the coding sequence ATGTCCTGTTTGATGGGAATAGACGTGGGAACTCAGAGTGTACGCGCCATGATCATCGCGGCAGAGGGCAAAGTGGCCGCGATAGAGGGGGAGCCCTACAATATATTGATACCCAGGCCGGGTTTCGCGGAACAAGACCCCGATGTATGGTACGTCAAAACCGTCGATGTCATCCGGCGGGCTTTGCGCTCGTTGGGGCATACCCCGGAAGAAATCGCCGCTATTGGCTTTTCCGGCCAGATGCACGGCCTTGTGTGCGTCGACGAGAAAGGGCGCCCGCTCCGCGATGCTATTCTTTGGCTTGACCAAAGAGCGAGAGAGGCCATCTCTCGAATATACGATCTGTGCGGGAGCGACTTTGTGGCGCGACAGATACAGAATAGGATTTCCGCGGGCTTCCTGATCGGTTCTCTATATTGGTTGTCTTTGCACGAAACTCAACTGTACCGTCGTATTCATAAAGTCATGACGCCAAAGGATTACGTCAGATATAAGCTGACGGGTCGCGTCGCCACCGACTATTCTGACGCGGCAGGCACAGCGGCGTTCGACAACCTGAAACTGAAGTGGGCCAAACCCTTGATCGAAAAATTGGACCTGAACTTCGACCTGTTCCCCGAATGTCTCCCGTCGTCACAAATCGTGGGGCGCGTTACCCATGAGGCAGCGCTTCAGACGGGGTTATCGGAAAAAATATTGGTTGTCTGCGGCGGAGCCGACCAGTGTATGCAAAGCATCGGAAATGGAATCGTTGAAGAGGGAATTTTTGCCTGCAATATCGGAACAGCGGGGCAAGTTTCCACCTGTAGCGGAAAGCCTGTCTACGATAGGGAACTTCGCACAAATACGTTCTCTCATGTTCTGCCGGGACGATGGAACGTGATGGGAGCCTGCTTGGCTAGCGGGGTCTCACTTAAGTGGTTTGTAAAATCCATTCTTGGCGCGGAAAGTTTCTCCGCGTCCGACGACGAAGTGCAAAGAATCAGGCCTGGCAGCGATGGTCTGATTTTTTTACCGTATTTGGCCGGCGAACGCACTCCACACCTGGATGCCGCCGCCAGGGGGATGTTTTGCGGCCTGACGCTGGGACACGGGAAATATCATATGACCCGCGCCGTTATGGAAGGAGTCTGTTATTCTCTCAAGGACTGCATGGGTCTTCTGACCGGAATGGGGATGCGCTGCCAGCGCGTTATCGCATCGGGCGGAGGGGCGAACAGCGCGCTTTGGCTGCAAATGCAGGCGGATATTTTGGAACAAGCGATCTATAAAAGCAACGTCTCGGAACAGGCCTGTCTCGGCGCTGCCATCACCGCCGGAGTGGGCGGCGGCGTCTACGCCGATTTCCACGAAGCGTGTGAGCGGCTTGTGAGCTTCGATGATAAAGTATATTACCCGATTCCAGAAAACATCAAAATTTACAATGAATATTACAGGATTTTTCGCGATCTCTATGCGCGCAACAAAGAAAGTTTTCATGAATTAAGTCGTTTGTAG
- a CDS encoding TRAP transporter large permease subunit, whose amino-acid sequence MSGETVTKKRGFDLNPFFILFLVIIAVYVASFIVEPGAYERQLVNGRTLVIPGSYHPVDKAAVSWLDVFRSLPNGLIGSSSIVFLILIIGGAIEIFNKTGTISAGVGKLVSYSKEHEGSSLIMLGVLYAFFAVLGGFLGFAENAIPFVPLVVPLVLALGYDAMTAVGVVFLGCLVGFAVGPTNVYTVGVAHGVAELPMFSGFEFRFVAYVVFCLAGMLHLLLYARRVHKDPSRSYMAGIDDSDLRVNYTGEGTQKLEGAHICSLIVLLASFVVTIFGMRQWNWGINDMSAVFFVAGILAGILGRVPIDDFVSTFLTGAKGAMGGAMVVGVARGIQWMLDKTALLDPTINTLAVYLEGLSPFGSAVAVFVVILFMDGIISSGSGKAMAVMPIIIPLCDMVGVTRQTATLAYQFGDGIANMGWFTFGTLYIFLSYGKIPLGKWYRFFWPLMVVMFILSIIFLYIAVQIGY is encoded by the coding sequence TTTTGGTCATCATTGCGGTGTACGTGGCGTCGTTTATCGTGGAGCCTGGAGCCTACGAACGTCAGCTCGTCAATGGCCGTACCTTGGTTATTCCAGGAAGCTATCATCCCGTCGACAAGGCGGCGGTTTCCTGGCTCGACGTTTTTCGCTCCCTACCCAATGGCTTGATCGGGTCGTCGTCCATCGTTTTCTTGATCCTGATTATCGGAGGGGCCATTGAGATTTTCAATAAAACGGGCACCATCTCGGCGGGTGTCGGCAAATTGGTGAGCTATTCAAAAGAACACGAGGGTAGCAGCCTGATCATGCTCGGGGTGTTGTACGCGTTTTTCGCCGTTTTGGGCGGTTTTTTGGGTTTTGCCGAGAACGCCATTCCCTTCGTGCCCCTGGTGGTTCCTCTTGTACTAGCCTTGGGCTACGACGCCATGACCGCCGTAGGCGTGGTCTTTTTGGGATGCCTGGTCGGATTCGCTGTGGGACCCACTAACGTGTATACGGTTGGAGTCGCTCACGGGGTGGCGGAGCTGCCGATGTTTTCAGGGTTCGAGTTCCGCTTTGTCGCCTACGTGGTCTTCTGCTTGGCGGGCATGCTTCACCTGTTGCTATACGCCAGAAGGGTGCATAAGGATCCGTCTCGTTCGTACATGGCGGGTATCGACGACTCGGATCTGCGGGTCAATTACACGGGAGAAGGGACGCAAAAACTCGAAGGTGCTCATATCTGTTCCTTGATTGTTCTTTTGGCGTCATTTGTGGTTACCATATTTGGAATGCGCCAATGGAACTGGGGTATTAATGATATGAGCGCGGTTTTTTTCGTGGCAGGGATCCTTGCGGGGATTTTGGGTCGCGTGCCGATAGACGATTTCGTTTCAACGTTTTTGACTGGGGCCAAAGGTGCGATGGGCGGCGCGATGGTGGTGGGCGTAGCCCGAGGTATTCAATGGATGCTCGATAAAACCGCTCTGCTTGACCCCACCATCAACACGCTTGCCGTTTACCTCGAAGGGCTTTCTCCTTTCGGGTCCGCGGTGGCGGTTTTTGTCGTGATCCTTTTCATGGACGGAATTATTTCCTCCGGCAGCGGCAAAGCAATGGCGGTGATGCCCATCATTATCCCTTTGTGCGACATGGTGGGGGTTACGCGTCAGACAGCCACTCTGGCTTACCAGTTTGGTGACGGTATCGCAAACATGGGTTGGTTCACCTTTGGTACCCTCTATATCTTCCTGTCCTATGGGAAAATCCCCTTGGGGAAATGGTATCGGTTTTTCTGGCCTTTGATGGTGGTGATGTTCATCCTATCCATCATTTTCCTGTACATCGCCGTCCAGATCGGCTATTGA